From the Drosophila simulans strain w501 chromosome 2L, Prin_Dsim_3.1, whole genome shotgun sequence genome, the window ATCCCATGAATTAGTCAAAATAGGATCAGGAAAGCCGTTCATAATGCTATAATTGCGCAGCTATGAAAGTCCAGTTCAAATACACACCAAATAAAACCGTATAGTTATATGAAGAATTGGAATTTACGAATCTTAGACCCACTGTGCATTGCTCTGCTGAAAAGTACCAAAGTCAGTgccagctaaaaataaaaagagtcAATGGTTTGGCATGTCTATGCCGACGATCTGTGCGAACTGCCAGCCAGAAAAGCCGGGATAGCCAGAAAAGGTAGAAAAGGCGACATGCATGCCACGAACTGGAGGACATATGGACTATGGGCCGGACTAGATGCCACATGGACGACACGGACGTACATGGTAGAGGCAGAGTCACAGAGTCACACGGCAGAAGTCGGAGTCGGGAGATAGACAGTCAATCTTATGGCCACAGACAGACGAACACGACCAGGCAGACGACTGCGACTGAGTTTGCGACTGAGAccgtgatgatgatggtgcaGCATCATTAAATTCGTTTCAAGCCCaggcaacaaaatatttcgGCATATCCATAAACTGAGCAAaacatttgtatctttaaaaATGATCATTTGCATGGTACGAATGTTCTTGGAAGTTTCCTAATAAATTAcgttcaaaaataatattcatgAATGGATTCATTTTGAAAACAGAAtagttttgatattttcaaaCGATTTTTATCAGTGTAGAGCCGCACGCCAAGTCTTCCTCTACATCATCACGACTTTGGCTGGCATATAATATATGCGAGTGCTGGGCTCCGTGGAAGTCGTGGCAAGTCTCTGCATTTCATTGAACCTTCAACTTGACTCTGCgcttcggttcggttcggaaCGGTTTTGGATTCAGCGCTTTCAATTATgtggtttccttttttttttttttgctgcctggGTGTACATCATCAGCTGGTCGTCGGAGGCTGTACAAGATCATGACACTGatcgctggctggctgattTTGGCCAGGTCGGAATAATTCATTTACAGTTGGCTTTCTTTCCGCGCCAGCTGTTGCCATGATTGAGCCACCCCCTGGGCCATGCAGATTGGTACCGAACAGCTTAATTAGCCTGGCCAAGATCAAGACCAGCCAAACAGCCTACACATGCTGGCCTAAACTAAAACGGCGCGGCCAGCTGGAAAATCAGCGAGCCAGCGAAAAGAGGTCATCGATAGATAGACAGACATACACATATTGCAGCGTTCACTCCATAGGAAATTGCGAGGCATTACGGAAAAGCGGCCCCAGATCGCCAAGAGTCTCCTTCTGACCATCGTGAGAAACTCCGGCAGAACGTGCATGGCCGCGGGTGCCAAACTGGGCTTATAATTTATGTCTGCCACGCTATTCTGCACTCTTTTTTCAGTTCCAAGTCCCAAGGATGAGTGTGACTTTAGGGAGCCGCTGAAATTATTATGCATTGTCCGTTTGCCCTCGGGTCAATGGGAAGCTTGAAGACCTGAGCGCCGAACTAAAATCACTAGCCAGGCAGAAATCGAACCAAACTGAATTGAACTGTATAAGTGAAACCGCCAGATGGAGAACTTTGAAAGGGATAACCCTGAACTCGTACAATATgcatatcataaaatataaagctGCTGCCGAGTTTTTCAAACTTCCCAGAATTTGCGTATCCCTTATTTATATTCCATTCTTTGTTCAGCGAGCCGAAAAAAATTCCCATCTAATGAAGCTAATTACCAAGTGTATAACCACAGAAATTATTTTCGCCATTCGCCGAGTTATGAGTTACAGCACAAAAAAAGACAAGACTTCAAATGAGAACCCAGAACACTGAGGTGACTCAACCTACAACTTGCATACAATATGCAATTTTCTTTGTTACGAACCGCTTGGAGAACATTCAAATTTTTGTATTCTATATAAACAATGCTGCACTTTGACTCATAGTCAAATGTACGGCTGCATTTTGGTCATTGACACGAATACGCCGCGAACTGGACAACCGGCGGGTTAAAGTTTTCATTTGGagcattttatgcattttagcACTATAAATCATCAATGCAATCGATTGCCACAATCGATCTTTTGGCCAGTTCGATTCGAGtgtgttttgtatttctttttctgtttcttACCTTCGATGGTGTGTCATGGCACGATCCAATGAACGGATCTGCTAATTGTTCAGATCTATGCACACAGAAAAATTAATCACTGAAAGAATATTTtcttacaaaatattttagatcTTAAGATCTAAGTACTTGCCATTAGCATGAAGGTCCTCAAAAGCTTAATTGATTATTTGTGAAATGCTTGGGACTTACATcccatttttccttttttgagTGCATTACCACAAAAGGGTGCAGttgctgttttgtttgccgttgcaattgcagttgctcTCGAGAGTCTTTTGATTTGTGGCTGGCGTTTGGTCACGTGTGCCAAGCGGGCGAACTGAGCACGCCCAGCTGTCGAGATAAGAGGCATCTAGGCGTTTTGGAGGGGCAACTTGGAGCGAGGGGCAAAGGGTGGCCGACGGTCAAGTGTTTCGTCTGGCAACtttcatacgccccgttgccAACGGCCGAATGCCATGCGACAAAGCACTTTTACGCCTCGCATGGGACACACCCACACCCGTAATGAAGTTTAGACAATCACATCGCGATCGCctgtttaatgttttatttatcttattttgAACCCATTCAAATGCTATTATGGCTAAGAAATCGATATAACAAGGCATATCTTGATGTATTAATTAGATCGGGCAATGTGTGAAAGTTAAGGTGGCTAAAATAACATTTGAAGATCagaattgaaaacttttgtaatttaggcttattgatatttatatttttgtatgggatgtgtttaaaataataataacgaaatGGATGAAATGAATATGGAACATACAAAAGGCACACTccaactaaatttaaaaactctTACTAAATTCCTATTACTAcattatgtttatattaattCCATAATATATCCCCCTAAAAAACATCCACTCATTATCCTGCCACCACTGAatccccctctctctctccgcTCTCTCCCCAGATATCCGACTCCCAAAACATCTCACAGCCGAATGGCACACAGCACACGCAACGCAAACAGTTGGAGGTGCTGAAGGCCCGCACCGCCAACGGCGCCATGCAGGTGATCCGCACCCAGACCGTGCAAAAGAGCTCGTCCTCGTGGTCCTCCTCCAcatccaccaccaccacatccaccacccaccaccgcACGAGTCAGAGCAATGGCCACGATCCACCTCCAAAGTCCACTATCCTATCCCCCATCAGCCAGGGTGTTGACATCTGCGAGCTTAGCGACGATTGTAGTCTCAGTGGCAGCGATGctggcattggcattgttcATACTCCATCCGCAGCCACATTCGCCTCTGcctccgcatccgcatccgcactgAGCCAGGAGCTAATCGACGATCATGTTGATTTTGTTGTGATTAATGGCGAGGCGAGCGATAAAGAGGACGCTGCCGACGAGCCTTTGCACAAAGGCTGCCACAATTTGTTACCCGATACGGCTCCAAGTCTGAAATTAAGCAATCTAATGGTAAGTTTGAGCCAGGCTCAAATGCAGTAGTCCACAGTCAGGGTCTTGTTTCAATCGCCTTTGTTACACTGGAATAAATAGGGAATTCTTCTGGcataataaatgtaatattttcgAACGTTGctaattcaataatttttccACAGTCTAATATTTCTATATTAGAAATCAtggttataaattttaaagtagtgtagtttaatgttttttattcctaaaacaatcaattaaatgttgGCAATATTCAAGTTGATCATCCTGTTTTCTCGGTGTAGTTGTCTTTGTTTAGTTAGCTCATTAGCATGAGCCAATGTTTGCTTTCCCCCATCTCGTTTTTTATTCAGGAGTAATCTTTTGACCATGGCCATGGCAATGACCGAAAATGGCCAGTTGTTAACAGTCGCCGATTGTCGTGTTTGGGGGAAAATTCATGGCTCTGGGAAATTCGAGGAAATCGTGTAATGAACAGGGATCGAAAAATATCTTGAGAAAGTCCTAAGCTAGTTGTTAACTTCACAACATTAAGATTTTATCGGGGTgcttcaaataaataatagagctgcaaaataatttataacattttcttGGAAACAGAACCGATAATTGTAATTAAGTTTCTTCGTTAGTCGCTATCGCCCATAAGTGTCTTATAGAAACTATAAAAACGTTTGGggaatttggccaaaaatatcagttataaataaatggaagTGTCATTTCAGAACATCTTACAGCTACCAAAATAAACTTATAAAAGTAGCTTGTTCTCTGCAATTGGTCATAACTCATATATCAAATTAAACCTTACCAGACTTTCCACAAACTGTCTGGTACGACTGAATATTTGACTCATCGAacgaatcggaatcgaatgaaaatatttaataatagcGTGGCTCAATTAGGCGTTTCTTAGCACTTCAGCTGGACATTTGGGTCATGACCACAAAGGAAATTTCTACGCCAACTCTCTCGAAACGCGATTCGCATAGTTAAAAGTGTCTAATTATTgggcggcaaaaaaaaaatgatgagAAAGTGTCTTGAGACAAGATCAACGCCCACAGTCACAGTCACCTGAGGTTCTGGTCATTAATCTTACTACGAAAACGTATTCGGGgaatttcgttttgtttctCAATTTGTTAAGCCTagaaaatgtgcaaatatatattttactttatggagaaaacattaaatgtatttatttttagaaaaaatataCCCTCTGAGAAGCAAAagttttatatactttataattGTGATCGTTATATTAAGACATTCACTTCAGCTACTTAATCTGCATTATATTGTAAGATTTATTTTGCCTTATAGCAATTAGCTCTATTTCCATAAGCTACTTATGGCTTGATCTATTCCATTATTAGTTCTTTATTTATTCGAGGACTCAATTCTCTTGAAGCCATTTGTCTCCAATGCGGAAATTCATTTGCCACAGCTTATTCAGCGCTTATATGCGACTTAAGTGCCCGGCTTCCTTAAGCAGTTCCTGTCAAACACTGCACCCACTCCTATATAGCATAACAATTCCAATAACAACGGCATCAATAACGATAACCATACGAAAGACACCCGCACTCGAGATCGCCATATAGCCTGGCTATATAATGCGCTCAGTCGGACTGAGATCGTCTTTGTGCTGGTTTTTGAATAtggttgattttgtttaattttgtttttaatttttcgcctCTCGTTGTTTTGCTTGCCATTTACAGAAAAGCAGTTCGAGCATTTCAAGccagagcagcaacaattcGAACCTAACAACTGCAACACAAGCGGCGAGCAACACCCACAGAAGTGCGGGCAAAATAAGCCTACATGCAATTGTGGGACcagaatcatcatcatcatcatcatcaacgcCGTCGTCAGCGGTTTGGGCCAAGCAGGCTGACTTATATGGCCAGCTCCCAAGTGGCGTGGGTGGTTCTGGTGGAGCTGGTGGTGCTGACGTAGCTGTTGCCCCGCCAACGCAGCGTCGTGATTTGGAAAGTTTCCGGCATTAtaacgatgacgacgacgacgacaatcTGCGGTAAGTCGCGCACAGAAATTTTGGTCCATTAGCCGATCGGCCCTGAATCCAGTAACACATCCCCATCTTTATCTCCTCCGCACACAGACTCACCGCTCGCCACCAGCGTCGCCAGCAGGTGTCCCAGTCGGTCTACGCCCCTCCAGTGCCCTCGATAGGATCCACGCTGCTCCAGCGGTCCCGCTCCATTTCCACGGATGATCTCAGCAACGACTGGGAGCGAGAGGATCCCGCCGAACAGCCGGTGGGTGAGTGGCGCAGGGTTAGCAAGCTGCGTCGCTCCTTTCAGTCGCAGGATCACTACAAGAGTCCGGCGACCTCGGCCCGACCTCGACCCCTGGATTTGCCGAGTAATTCGGTGAGCGTTGCCCGTCTGCGAGCGGAACTGGAGAACGGTCGTCGCCTTCACACGGCCATGCGGAATAATCACGTGGATCTGGCCGCTCTGGACAACATATTGAACACTCCCTCGGCCAAGCCCACGGTGGCCAAGAGGAACACATTCCTTACGGCCGAGTCCCTGCAGGAAATACGCGGCAAGCTAAAGAAGCTTTCGGACGAGAGTCTCTACAAAGAGGACTTCCTGGCCTATCACCAAAAGAAGCCAGTCGTAGTGCGGGAGATCAGCGTGGAGAAGGTAGATCCTACGCCGCCGGCTCAATCTACTCCCTCGGCCTTTCGACCCGTACACAATACGCACAGCTTGGAGTCACGCCAGCGGCAGAAGGACACCAGTTCCAGTGAGTGGCATCTGCGGCGCAAATCCTACGGCTTCGAGAAGATGTCACCGCCGGAGGATAAGAGCATATTCCGGGTGGACGCCTCCACGGACAGTGGCCTGGGGAGATCCGGTGAGCAACTTGGCAACTGGTCGCCCACCGAAAGGGAACGGGAGAGGAACGAAAAGAATGCCGCTGCGGCACAACAACAGAATGGCGTTGGCACCATTGTTCATTTTGGCAGGTCCCTGAAACCCATCATCCCGTCATCCAGCCCCACAGAGGGGGAGCTGAGTAAACGCCATTCGATAGCCGTGGAGGAAACCTGGCGTGATGTCCGCAAAACCTCGCAGATTCATGTGAATGGAGGCACTGCCGTTTCCAGCACCTcccacaccaccaccagtCACCTGAGCAAAGGTAGCGCCCAGAAGCGAGTGGAGTTCTGCAAGACGGAGGTGCACTTTGCCGCCGAATCGGGTCGCGTTAATATTGTTGAGACCGACGGCAAGCCGCCGCCAACGCAAAACTTTCGCCGTCGCCGCCGctccaacaccaccaccaccaccaccagtggTCCACTGCAGAGTCTGGTTAAGTCAGCCAGTGCCGTCGGAGGAGGGAGCTCTACCAGCAGCACTGCGAGCAGCGAGGTGACCCACTTTGGTGACGATTCACAGCGCCGCAAGACGATAGCCACCAGCACAGTGGCCTACCGAGCCACTCTCATGGATCCGCCGGAGGTGGTTAGCCAGCCGGTGAGTAATTTACTAAAATTGAGGTCccaagaaaattataaatttatttgccttacAAGGTGAGCATGAGATTCAGACAAATGAATAGTTCGGATCACTGAAATTCGATATACATTAATGAATTTTCATcaattattgtaattattttatcaGAATCCAACTAATATTCCATTTATTTGCTGCAGATTTCCAGTAGCAGTAACAGCACCCCCAGTAGCACTCAAGTGACGGTGACCACGGTGGCCAAGCCGGTGCACGAGCCACGCTACAGTCTGATGGAGTCCACGTCGCGGAACAGTTACACCTCCACCAGTGGCGTGGATACGACGGACAACGAGACGGACGAGCTATCCAACATTCGGGGGATCCTGAAGAACAAGCCTGTTAAGCCGAAACCCTATCACCTGGGCGAGAACATAGAGAGTGCCGACGTCCTTTGGAGTGTTCCGGCCATGAAAGCGGATCGGGAGAGTCCTTCGGCAAGGGATAGTGGTAAGTGTATTGAAGTACGTACGGATTAGagataataaaatgtatttttcacCTAAAGGAATTACCAGTGATTCACCCATTAGTCCCAAGTCTGTGGCCGAAAGGATTCGCATCGTAGAGCAgcgccaacagcagcagcaatcctCACCAGCTGGCAATGGGTACTCGACCAAGATCAATGTGAGCCTGGGCTCAGAGGATTGGGCTGAATCAGGTTGGTGCTTTTATTATACCTAAGTATACTTAGATGTACATTTGATTAGCTAGTTGGAATGCCTGTAGTTTGTAGTACCTTGTCCACTGAATTACGTTGTATGATCTAGTCTATCTGGGTTTTAGCCATGGACTCCTCTACTTGACTCGAACTCTCTGTACTCtgaattgtatttttaatgcatGTTGTGAACTCTGACTGCCGCTTTTCTAAACCACATCTAATGCTACATCTAACACCACCCGCTAAGCTCAGCTCGATAACCAcgctctaaaaaaaaaaacaatagaaaaagaaacatGAATTTCCAAATCCACCAACGACACTTTCCGCACATTTCCCACACAGGCACTGCAATGCATCACCATCCCAGTTTGAAATACCGCCAACACCGACGACCCAGTGCCCAAAAGCTGTTGCTAGAGGATCTACGCCAGCATCAGCGCATCCTGGACGAGGGATTAAAGTCCACATCGCTGATTATGAGGACCATGCGATCGGCCAGTGAATTCGATGAGGCCATGCGTCGCCTGAGCATAGCTTCGATTGAGTCCGCCTTGGTTCAACCCACGATAGTGGTGCCCACGCCCATGCTCCGATCGCATAGCTACCAGGAGGAGGGATCCTACTCCTCCTCGCGCCGTCCCTCCACCATATCCACCACCTCCATTACGAGCAGCGATCTATTCGGAAGCGCATTGTATGATTCCCTGCCCCGAACTCCGTTGGCTCCACCTCGGCTGAAATTGCTGGGAAACACCCAAATCCCGGTGAGCCAGCAGTTGACTCAACTGCGAAGGCTTTACGATGCCGCCGAGCAGGATCAGGAAGACAGTGCCGATGAGGAGGTGAAGCGGTACTTCCGGGACAGCAACAGTGACAGTGGGGGAGGAACCCAGGGTAGTTCCTCTCCAGACCAGCAGCCGACAGAGGCGTTCAAGGGCAGCGAGTACTCCAGCAGCTGGAGTCGCCTCAAAGCCAAGAGAACCATCTGGAAAATCGAGGCACAGGATCAGATGCTGAAGCGAGCAGGTAACGCTTGCTAAAACTACAGAGAAAATAGAGTATTGAGTTAGAGGAGTTCATTTAGCGCAATATAATAAGGATCCTGAGTAATTGAACCAGTGAAGTAGATAGTCCGATTTGATAGTAGCCATTAAGCTTTTTTAGCTTAATCAATTCATAAAAAGTCAATAATAagattttacattttaatgaaattgttaaaaaaaaagtaatcacatattacatattttttcttaacCTTTTCAGATCTTCCCAAGTCCAATGTGATGAATATAGCGCTCCATGCTCCCCAAATCGAGAAACCTAAGGCAACTCC encodes:
- the LOC6731576 gene encoding pneumococcal serine-rich repeat protein isoform X2, with the protein product MEVATTNNHSQSHHHHHHHLQPTAVVGAAGGSRSPFQREVREWQRIDPNTGALFSGRLEADRWINGPLNSYGKISDSQNISQPNGTQHTQRKQLEVLKARTANGAMQVIRTQTVQKSSSSWSSSTSTTTTSTTHHRTSQSNGHDPPPKSTILSPISQGVDICELSDDCSLSGSDAGIGIVHTPSAATFASASASASALSQELIDDHVDFVVINGEASDKEDAADEPLHKGCHNLLPDTAPSLKLSNLMKSSSSISSQSSNNSNLTTATQAASNTHRSAGKISLHAIVGPESSSSSSSTPSSAVWAKQADLYGQLPSGVGGSGGAGGADVAVAPPTQRRDLESFRHYNDDDDDDNLRLTARHQRRQQVSQSVYAPPVPSIGSTLLQRSRSISTDDLSNDWEREDPAEQPVGEWRRVSKLRRSFQSQDHYKSPATSARPRPLDLPSNSVSVARLRAELENGRRLHTAMRNNHVDLAALDNILNTPSAKPTVAKRNTFLTAESLQEIRGKLKKLSDESLYKEDFLAYHQKKPVVVREISVEKVDPTPPAQSTPSAFRPVHNTHSLESRQRQKDTSSSEWHLRRKSYGFEKMSPPEDKSIFRVDASTDSGLGRSGEQLGNWSPTERERERNEKNAAAAQQQNGVGTIVHFGRSLKPIIPSSSPTEGELSKRHSIAVEETWRDVRKTSQIHVNGGTAVSSTSHTTTSHLSKGSAQKRVEFCKTEVHFAAESGRVNIVETDGKPPPTQNFRRRRRSNTTTTTTSGPLQSLVKSASAVGGGSSTSSTASSEVTHFGDDSQRRKTIATSTVAYRATLMDPPEVVSQPISSSSNSTPSSTQVTVTTVAKPVHEPRYSLMESTSRNSYTSTSGVDTTDNETDELSNIRGILKNKPVKPKPYHLGENIESADVLWSVPAMKADRESPSARDSGITSDSPISPKSVAERIRIVEQRQQQQQSSPAGNGYSTKINVSLGSEDWAESGTAMHHHPSLKYRQHRRPSAQKLLLEDLRQHQRILDEGLKSTSLIMRTMRSASEFDEAMRRLSIASIESALVQPTIVVPTPMLRSHSYQEEGSYSSSRRPSTISTTSITSSDLFGSALYDSLPRTPLAPPRLKLLGNTQIPVSQQLTQLRRLYDAAEQDQEDSADEEVKRYFRDSNSDSGGGTQGSSSPDQQPTEAFKGSEYSSSWSRLKAKRTIWKIEAQDQMLKRADLPKSNVMNIALHAPQIEKPKATPPTLRIGQLIPVAKPRTLFIQPQIQGQSTMDNADESGSESLKIVKEARGARKLREHELSYFGVQQKQQQQTKLSTTPTTNPRRTLPSRSKVSHSDEVNSNTTTTTKWQLLNDRPDLLRHSSPHHNDNGTTNDYHHDDDDLDEDEEHCYENIATELTTTFRVKSPAHSPDRSRSPGSYERKTDLQRDAQILSEMTRNADQTLKALSDEAAIKDQRRRSCSLQRRNAKPLETIDEKVKVYPQSMGVARGTFASEARRNSRQSTPSPSRARSSSQSSIECCPRDRSRSSSRESMTHGGGSSDDQVATKQRAERLRMRTPKREKSRHEPIEVRVHRNSSKPRSSSSATGAGSSSLESKRSSHHSRHSREMDQSTETKTSSSSRLIRSSRVADESRSRQSSHRDREKERDRERSRGSEKHRDELTRSRGHSSRSRHSEHPSSGTRESSRPSKTRSSRSSHDSATIHKKSTTSTTASSKASKTTAHKPSASASASTTTAPPTHHHELTHGKSTLNGHQHHQHQHSSSGKHQGSGHGHREQQPHHVHSLTTSTMASSRHPRDRHGKDRK
- the LOC6731576 gene encoding serine-rich adhesin for platelets isoform X5 — protein: MEVATTNNHSQSHHHHHHHLQPTAVVGAAGGSRSPFQREVREWQRIDPNTGALFSGRLEADRWINGPLNSYGKISDSQNISQPNGTQHTQRKQLEVLKARTANGAMQVIRTQTVQKSSSSWSSSTSTTTTSTTHHRTSQSNGHDPPPKSTILSPISQGVDICELSDDCSLSGSDAGIGIVHTPSAATFASASASASALSQELIDDHVDFVVINGEASDKEDAADEPLHKGCHNLLPDTAPSLKLSNLMKSSSSISSQSSNNSNLTTATQAASNTHRSAGKISLHAIVGPESSSSSSSTPSSAVWAKQADLYGQLPSGVGGSGGAGGADVAVAPPTQRRDLESFRHYNDDDDDDNLRLTARHQRRQQVSQSVYAPPVPSIGSTLLQRSRSISTDDLSNDWEREDPAEQPVGEWRRVSKLRRSFQSQDHYKSPATSARPRPLDLPSNSVSVARLRAELENGRRLHTAMRNNHVDLAALDNILNTPSAKPTVAKRNTFLTAESLQEIRGKLKKLSDESLYKEDFLAYHQKKPVVVREISVEKVDPTPPAQSTPSAFRPVHNTHSLESRQRQKDTSSSEWHLRRKSYGFEKMSPPEDKSIFRVDASTDSGLGRSGEQLGNWSPTERERERNEKNAAAAQQQNGVGTIVHFGRSLKPIIPSSSPTEGELSKRHSIAVEETWRDVRKTSQIHVNGGTAVSSTSHTTTSHLSKGSAQKRVEFCKTEVHFAAESGRVNIVETDGKPPPTQNFRRRRRSNTTTTTTSGPLQSLVKSASAVGGGSSTSSTASSEVTHFGDDSQRRKTIATSTVAYRATLMDPPEVVSQPISSSSNSTPSSTQVTVTTVAKPVHEPRYSLMESTSRNSYTSTSGVDTTDNETDELSNIRGILKNKPVKPKPYHLGENIESADVLWSVPAMKADRESPSARDSGITSDSPISPKSVAERIRIVEQRQQQQQSSPAGNGYSTKINVSLGSEDWAESGTAMHHHPSLKYRQHRRPSAQKLLLEDLRQHQRILDEGLKSTSLIMRTMRSASEFDEAMRRLSIASIESALVQPTIVVPTPMLRSHSYQEEGSYSSSRRPSTISTTSITSSDLFGSALYDSLPRTPLAPPRLKLLGNTQIPVSQQLTQLRRLYDAAEQDQEDSADEEVKRYFRDSNSDSGGGTQGSSSPDQQPTEAFKGSEYSSSWSRLKAKRTIWKIEAQDQMLKRADLPKSNVMNIALHAPQIEKPKATPPTLRIGQLIPVAKPRTLFIQPQIQGQSTMDNADESGSESLKIVKEARGARKLREHELSYFGVQQKQQQQTKLSTTPTTNPRRTLPSRSKVSHSDEVNSNTTTTTKWQLLNDRPDLLRHSSPHHNDNGTTNDYHHDDDDLDEDEEHCYENIATELTTTFRVKSPAHSPDRSRSPGSYERKTDLQRDAQILSEMTRNADQTLKALSDEAAIKDQRRRSCSLQRRNAKPLETIDEKVKVYPQSMGVARGTFASEARRNSRQSTPSPSRARSSSQSSIECCPRDRSRSSSRESMTHGGGSSDDQVATKQRAERLRMRTPKREKSRHEPIEVRVHRNSSKPRSSSSATGAGSSSLESKRSSHHSRHSREMDQSTETKTSSSSRLIRSSRVADESRSRQSSHRDREKERDRERSRGSEKHRDELTRSRELLVLGLLIMGATQPQRLNKRFRSLQSL
- the LOC6731576 gene encoding pneumococcal serine-rich repeat protein isoform X1, which translates into the protein MEVATTNNHSQSHHHHHHHLQPTAVVGAAGGSRSPFQREVREWQRIDPNTGALFSGRLEADRWINGPLNSYGKISDSQNISQPNGTQHTQRKQLEVLKARTANGAMQVIRTQTVQKSSSSWSSSTSTTTTSTTHHRTSQSNGHDPPPKSTILSPISQGVDICELSDDCSLSGSDAGIGIVHTPSAATFASASASASALSQELIDDHVDFVVINGEASDKEDAADEPLHKGCHNLLPDTAPSLKLSNLMKSSSSISSQSSNNSNLTTATQAASNTHRSAGKISLHAIVGPESSSSSSSTPSSAVWAKQADLYGQLPSGVGGSGGAGGADVAVAPPTQRRDLESFRHYNDDDDDDNLRLTARHQRRQQVSQSVYAPPVPSIGSTLLQRSRSISTDDLSNDWEREDPAEQPVGEWRRVSKLRRSFQSQDHYKSPATSARPRPLDLPSNSVSVARLRAELENGRRLHTAMRNNHVDLAALDNILNTPSAKPTVAKRNTFLTAESLQEIRGKLKKLSDESLYKEDFLAYHQKKPVVVREISVEKVDPTPPAQSTPSAFRPVHNTHSLESRQRQKDTSSSEWHLRRKSYGFEKMSPPEDKSIFRVDASTDSGLGRSGEQLGNWSPTERERERNEKNAAAAQQQNGVGTIVHFGRSLKPIIPSSSPTEGELSKRHSIAVEETWRDVRKTSQIHVNGGTAVSSTSHTTTSHLSKGSAQKRVEFCKTEVHFAAESGRVNIVETDGKPPPTQNFRRRRRSNTTTTTTSGPLQSLVKSASAVGGGSSTSSTASSEVTHFGDDSQRRKTIATSTVAYRATLMDPPEVVSQPISSSSNSTPSSTQVTVTTVAKPVHEPRYSLMESTSRNSYTSTSGVDTTDNETDELSNIRGILKNKPVKPKPYHLGENIESADVLWSVPAMKADRESPSARDSGITSDSPISPKSVAERIRIVEQRQQQQQSSPAGNGYSTKINVSLGSEDWAESGTAMHHHPSLKYRQHRRPSAQKLLLEDLRQHQRILDEGLKSTSLIMRTMRSASEFDEAMRRLSIASIESALVQPTIVVPTPMLRSHSYQEEGSYSSSRRPSTISTTSITSSDLFGSALYDSLPRTPLAPPRLKLLGNTQIPVSQQLTQLRRLYDAAEQDQEDSADEEVKRYFRDSNSDSGGGTQGSSSPDQQPTEAFKGSEYSSSWSRLKAKRTIWKIEAQDQMLKRADLPKSNVMNIALHAPQIEKPKATPPTLRIGQLIPVAKPRTLFIQPQIQGQSTMDNADESGSESLKIVKEARGARKLREHELSYFGVQQKQQQQTKLSTTPTTNPRRTLPSRSKVSHSDEVNSNTTTTTKWQLLNDRPDLLRHSSPHHNDNGTTNDYHHDDDDLDEDEEHCYENIATELTTTFRVKSPAHSPDRSRSPGSYERKTDLQRDAQILSEMTRNADQTLKALSDEAAIKDQRRRSCSLQRRNAKPLETIDEKVKVYPQSMGVARGTFASEARRNSRQSTPSPSRARSSSQSSIECCPRDRSRSSSRESMTHGGGSSDDQVATKQRAERLRMRTPKREKSRHEPIEVRVHRNSSKPRSSSSATGAGSSSLESKRSSHHSRHSREMDQSTETKTSSSSRLIRSSRVADESRSRQSSHRDREKERDRERSRGSEKHRDELTRSRGHSSRSRHSEHPSSGTRESSRPSKTRSSRSSHDSATIHKKSTTSTTASSKASKTTAHKPSASASASTTTAPPTHHHELTYVYVTNLANTETSEESPEQHSAESVEEPSKEADYASIDEVETVTKAPQPPPRSKRKRSLIPVPVNPPASYEYRTKLQMIPPSYSNQSTLRCRSVARKKPSLKATQSTSSSFAFLPYLPAKRNSSVSHVYDNYLLYATSEELGKADKLRPYQNNLSNEHAQLFGASATGAAAREGRGRLSGWPKRLKMRQVRSSVSTHQPFGICTCS